CAGCACCTCCTCGGCATCCCTCCCCTCGAGCCTGGGGGCTCGGACGCTAGCGGGCCTTAGGTACCTCAGCCCCTCCGGGAAGCCCAGATAAGCTCTCAGGCTGAGTCCCAGGCCTCCCCTCTCGGGGGCCAGATCTATGACCGTGATCTCCCCTGCGCCGACCAGCCCCATGAACCCCCTCAGGATCTCAGCGGTCAGTCTGGTCTTCCCGCTTCTCACCCTCCCCACTATCAGCGTCCTCTTCCCGAGGAGGAGCTCAGGAGATGGTATCCTGAGAGATCCCAATCCTCCTCAACCCCTCCAGGATGAAGTAGCCGGCCAGGCAGCCGGGGACTGAGCTCATGGCCCAGGAGGTCCAGGTGGCCAGGAGCAGGACGGACCTCCCGATCAGCGGGGCGACTATGTAAGTAGCTATCGTTCCCCCTATCAGCACGGTGCCCACAGGCTCGGTCAGGGCCGCCAGCTCCCTCCTCACCCCTGCCCTGCCTAAGAGCCAGGAGGAGAGGCCAACCACGATGGCCCCGGGTACGCCGCCGGGGTAGGCGAAGACCGTTCCAGTTCCCAGCGCTATCCTTATCGTGCCCACGATCACCGCTGCGAGGGCGGCCCACCAGGGACCCAGCAGCACGCCGGCTATCGCGTTTATCATGTGCTGCCCGGGGTAAACCCTGAAGACGAGCACGGGGAAGGAGAGGAGAGGGGA
This Candidatus Korarchaeota archaeon NZ13-K DNA region includes the following protein-coding sequences:
- the thiW gene encoding energy coupling factor transporter S component ThiW, which gives rise to MRKAVLTGVFSALGVLISPLLSFPVLVFRVYPGQHMINAIAGVLLGPWWAALAAVIVGTIRIALGTGTVFAYPGGVPGAIVVGLSSWLLGRAGVRRELAALTEPVGTVLIGGTIATYIVAPLIGRSVLLLATWTSWAMSSVPGCLAGYFILEGLRRIGISQDTIS